A genomic region of Phenylobacterium parvum contains the following coding sequences:
- a CDS encoding type IV secretion system protein encodes MIEACPSYMDVGAIEGVMATIDCQTRVYAQGGYEALTRGSGLFGAALTLLMTIYVALIGWRLLFAPEGARLSEAPGAALRIGVILALVTNWSVFQTLVFDLADRAPVQIAAAASSPWTAAGGGQSLAARPIAGLDLAHDELRRSAVAFGVKAPPNAKGYASADAASAEALSLAADALMVMSVGVVGGAKLAIGVLTAVGPVFIALALLNVTRGVFYGWVRALAGSALSLMVGWALLVLLLVVLGPWLAALAEQREAQALQPRMATSLAALVLVFAVGQGILVAAAWVAALGLRMGLGARTAAAPAAASAPRTEPATSSFPVSRADRLSQALAQEAQRTELRVREFGAAGASVRAGPVPAAGPRPSDTLGGSYRRPVVPRRRGGA; translated from the coding sequence ATGATCGAGGCCTGCCCTTCCTACATGGACGTCGGCGCCATCGAGGGCGTGATGGCCACCATCGACTGCCAGACCCGGGTCTACGCCCAGGGCGGCTATGAGGCCCTGACCCGCGGGTCCGGCCTGTTTGGTGCGGCCCTGACCCTCCTGATGACCATCTACGTGGCCCTGATCGGATGGCGGCTGCTGTTCGCTCCCGAGGGCGCGAGGCTCTCGGAGGCGCCCGGAGCAGCGCTCAGGATCGGCGTCATCCTGGCCCTGGTCACCAACTGGTCGGTCTTCCAGACCCTGGTCTTCGACCTCGCTGATCGGGCGCCGGTGCAGATCGCCGCCGCCGCCTCGTCGCCCTGGACCGCCGCCGGGGGAGGGCAGAGCCTGGCCGCGCGGCCCATCGCCGGGCTGGACCTGGCCCATGACGAGCTTCGCCGGTCGGCGGTCGCCTTCGGCGTCAAGGCGCCCCCCAACGCCAAGGGCTACGCCAGCGCGGACGCAGCGTCGGCCGAAGCCCTGTCCCTGGCCGCAGACGCCCTCATGGTGATGAGCGTCGGCGTGGTGGGCGGCGCCAAGCTGGCCATCGGCGTCCTTACCGCCGTGGGGCCGGTCTTCATCGCCCTGGCCCTCCTGAACGTCACCCGCGGCGTCTTCTATGGATGGGTCCGCGCCCTGGCGGGTTCCGCCCTCAGCCTGATGGTGGGCTGGGCGCTTCTGGTCCTCCTGCTTGTGGTGCTGGGCCCCTGGCTGGCCGCCCTGGCCGAGCAGAGGGAGGCCCAGGCCCTCCAGCCACGCATGGCCACCAGCCTCGCCGCCCTCGTCCTGGTCTTCGCGGTGGGGCAGGGAATCCTGGTCGCCGCCGCCTGGGTCGCAGCCCTGGGGCTCCGGATGGGTCTTGGCGCCCGAACCGCCGCAGCCCCGGCCGCGGCTTCGGCGCCCCGGACCGAGCCGGCGACATCGTCCTTCCCGGTCTCCCGGGCGGACCGCCTGTCCCAGGCGCTGGCCCAGGAGGCGCAGAGGACCGAACTGAGGGTCCGGGAGTTCGGCGCGGCGGGGGCTTCGGTCCGCGCGGGACCGGTTCCCGCGGCCGGTCCGCGTCCCTCCGATACCCTCGGAGGCAGTTACAGAAGGCCCGTCGTGCCGCGGCGGCGAGGAGGCGCATGA
- a CDS encoding VirB4 family type IV secretion/conjugal transfer ATPase: MNRFITTRAASLLAPREAAIGDRLAFARHLDGQTLETRDGLLVQVLHIAGFPFETASDEDLNYRKSVRETVLRSAATSRLALWHHVVRRRVTPDFPPPPEESFCADLDRKWREQLETRQLFVNDIFLTLVLRPTQGRAGLVERILRGPRQRQSESARDLRELHALRDSFAAALAPYGARTLGVYDGAGGARFSEPCEFLSLLLNGEARPVLAPSGDIASALGQRRLTFGLDALELGTGHGGERSFGAVVGLKDYPARTAPGLLDGVLRLPHEMVLTESFAFQDRQASLERMGVALRRLKAADDDAFSLRGELAQARDDVGAGRAVYGEHHLSILVKARELDELDYAVADVQSALAEAGVLAVREDANLEPSFWAQFPGGFRFIARKGLISAANFASLASFHNHPTGQAEGNHWGPAISVLETTASGPYHFNFHQGDLGNFTCIGPSGSGKTVLLTFLLAQAERVRPRVAYFDKDRGAEPFIRAIGGRYDVLRPGEPTGFNPLLLPDEPGNRAFLAEWLAQLLSADGSTLSADDRAVIADALDANFAQPPSHRRLRFLRELFRGGRRPTPGDLAFRLGPWCEGGEHAWLFDNAEDQLSLETRVLGFDMTRVLDAPEVRTPAMMYLFHRLEQRLDGTPAIFVVDEGWKVLDDPVFIRRIKDWEKTIRKRNGLVGFCTQSASDALDSRIASAIIEQAATQIFFPNPRARPEEYIDGFGLSEHEFSLVRSLPDTSRCFLVKRGDHSIVARLDLSGLSGPLQVLAGTERSVRRLDQLRAVVGDAPTAWLEPFMAGKSAP; encoded by the coding sequence GTGAACAGGTTCATCACCACCCGCGCGGCAAGCCTCCTGGCGCCCAGGGAGGCGGCCATTGGCGACCGCCTCGCCTTTGCCCGGCACCTCGACGGCCAGACCCTGGAGACGCGGGACGGCCTGCTCGTCCAGGTCCTGCACATCGCCGGCTTCCCCTTCGAGACCGCCTCGGATGAGGACCTGAACTATCGCAAGTCCGTCCGCGAGACCGTCCTTCGAAGCGCCGCGACTTCGCGCCTCGCCCTCTGGCACCATGTGGTCCGCCGGCGTGTGACGCCGGACTTTCCGCCGCCGCCGGAAGAATCCTTCTGCGCTGACCTCGACCGGAAGTGGCGTGAACAGCTCGAGACCCGCCAACTCTTCGTCAACGACATCTTCCTGACCCTGGTCCTGCGCCCGACCCAGGGCCGGGCCGGCCTTGTGGAGCGGATCCTCCGGGGGCCGCGCCAGCGGCAGTCGGAGTCGGCGCGCGACCTGCGCGAACTTCACGCCCTGAGGGACTCCTTCGCCGCCGCCCTGGCCCCCTATGGTGCGCGGACCCTCGGCGTCTACGACGGCGCGGGCGGCGCGCGCTTTTCCGAGCCCTGCGAGTTTCTCTCCCTGCTCCTGAACGGAGAGGCGCGGCCCGTGCTCGCGCCTTCCGGCGACATCGCCTCGGCCCTCGGCCAGCGTCGCCTGACCTTTGGCCTGGACGCCCTGGAGCTCGGGACCGGCCATGGCGGCGAGCGCAGTTTCGGCGCCGTCGTCGGGCTCAAGGACTATCCGGCGCGTACGGCGCCGGGGCTGCTCGACGGCGTCCTTCGCCTGCCGCACGAGATGGTCCTGACCGAGAGCTTCGCCTTCCAGGATCGCCAGGCTTCGCTGGAACGGATGGGCGTGGCCCTTCGACGCCTGAAGGCCGCCGATGACGACGCCTTCAGCCTGCGTGGGGAACTTGCCCAGGCCCGTGACGACGTCGGCGCGGGGCGCGCGGTCTATGGCGAGCACCACCTGTCGATCCTGGTGAAGGCCAGGGAGCTGGACGAGCTCGACTATGCGGTCGCCGACGTCCAGTCGGCCCTCGCGGAAGCCGGGGTCCTGGCCGTACGTGAGGACGCCAACCTGGAGCCCAGCTTCTGGGCCCAGTTCCCGGGCGGCTTCCGCTTCATCGCCCGCAAGGGCCTGATCTCCGCCGCCAACTTCGCCAGCCTGGCCAGCTTCCATAATCATCCGACGGGGCAGGCCGAAGGCAATCACTGGGGGCCGGCGATTTCCGTCCTCGAGACCACCGCCTCGGGCCCCTACCACTTCAATTTCCATCAGGGCGACCTTGGCAACTTCACCTGCATCGGGCCCTCCGGTTCGGGCAAGACGGTCCTCCTGACCTTCCTCCTGGCCCAGGCCGAGCGGGTTCGCCCTCGTGTGGCCTATTTCGACAAGGACCGCGGCGCCGAGCCTTTCATCCGAGCCATTGGCGGGCGGTACGACGTGCTGCGGCCCGGCGAGCCGACGGGCTTCAACCCCCTGCTGCTGCCGGACGAGCCGGGCAACCGTGCCTTCCTGGCCGAATGGCTCGCCCAGCTGCTCTCGGCGGATGGCTCGACCCTCAGCGCCGACGACCGGGCGGTGATCGCCGACGCCCTCGACGCCAACTTCGCCCAGCCCCCTTCGCACCGTCGCCTGCGGTTCCTGCGCGAGCTGTTCCGGGGCGGCCGGCGGCCCACACCCGGGGATCTCGCCTTCCGTCTCGGCCCCTGGTGCGAGGGTGGCGAGCACGCCTGGCTGTTCGACAATGCCGAGGACCAGCTCAGCCTCGAGACCCGGGTGCTCGGCTTCGACATGACCCGGGTCCTGGACGCCCCTGAAGTCCGCACCCCGGCCATGATGTACCTGTTCCACAGGCTGGAGCAGAGGCTGGACGGCACGCCCGCCATCTTCGTCGTCGACGAGGGCTGGAAGGTCCTGGACGACCCGGTCTTCATCCGTCGGATCAAGGACTGGGAAAAGACGATCCGGAAGCGCAACGGCCTTGTGGGTTTCTGTACCCAGAGCGCCTCAGACGCCCTCGACAGCCGGATCGCCTCGGCGATCATCGAGCAGGCCGCGACCCAGATCTTCTTCCCCAATCCGCGCGCCCGGCCCGAGGAATACATCGACGGCTTCGGCCTGTCCGAGCACGAGTTCTCCCTGGTCCGGTCGCTGCCGGACACCTCGCGCTGCTTCCTCGTCAAGCGCGGCGACCACAGCATCGTCGCCCGTCTCGACCTGTCCGGCCTGTCCGGGCCCCTGCAGGTGCTGGCCGGAACCGAGCGGTCCGTGCGCCGACTCGACCAGCTGCGGGCGGTGGTGGGCGATGCGCCCACGGCCTGGCTCGAGCCCTTCATGGCCGGAAAGTCCGCCCCATGA
- a CDS encoding type IV secretion system protein VirB3, which produces MSRLSSDPVFAALTRPQMIGGVTYTYAILNLIVTGELFLITKSFWVLLAALVIHAIGYAGSVREPRFFDIWITRVQSCPRIRNFSFWGGNSYTP; this is translated from the coding sequence ATGAGCCGGCTGTCCTCCGACCCTGTCTTCGCCGCCCTGACGCGGCCGCAGATGATCGGCGGCGTCACCTACACCTACGCCATCCTCAACCTGATCGTGACGGGCGAGCTCTTCCTGATCACGAAGTCGTTCTGGGTCCTCCTCGCCGCCCTGGTGATCCACGCCATCGGCTATGCCGGGTCGGTCCGGGAGCCCCGCTTCTTCGACATCTGGATCACCCGGGTCCAGTCGTGCCCGAGGATACGGAACTTCAGCTTCTGGGGCGGGAACTCGTACACGCCGTGA
- a CDS encoding TrbC/VirB2 family protein: protein MNRKTLALAAAAAIAGTPAFAQAQADPAGSSPLIAALTWVQGTLLGTVATTAAVIAIAAVGFMMLSGRMEWRRGVIVIVGAFIIFGAVSIVAGIRSLAGAM from the coding sequence ATGAACCGCAAGACCCTCGCCCTGGCCGCCGCGGCCGCCATCGCCGGAACCCCGGCCTTCGCCCAGGCCCAGGCCGATCCCGCCGGCTCCTCGCCGCTGATCGCGGCCCTCACCTGGGTGCAGGGCACGCTCCTGGGCACGGTGGCCACCACCGCCGCCGTGATCGCGATCGCCGCGGTCGGATTCATGATGCTGTCCGGGCGCATGGAGTGGCGGCGGGGCGTGATCGTGATCGTCGGGGCCTTCATCATCTTCGGCGCCGTTTCCATCGTCGCCGGCATCCGCAGCCTCGCCGGGGCCATGTAG
- a CDS encoding lytic transglycosylase domain-containing protein translates to MRTSVIAISAVLGALGVPAGAAMAQVLEIGDDGSVTTYSGPMVFTSAGPRPITPPAPGPDSAPAGAVAGLIAEAAARHGVDPRLATEVAWQESRFRQSAVSPKGARGVMQLMPATARDLGVDPDDLRSNIDGGVGYLARQLRRFGDVRLALAAYNAGPEAVERYGDVPPYQETRAYVQAIVSRLGAPRVPTYGAQ, encoded by the coding sequence GTGAGGACCAGCGTCATCGCCATCAGCGCCGTGCTCGGCGCGCTCGGCGTTCCCGCCGGCGCCGCCATGGCGCAGGTTCTGGAGATCGGAGATGACGGTTCCGTGACAACCTATTCCGGGCCCATGGTCTTCACTTCTGCAGGTCCCCGGCCGATTACACCGCCCGCACCCGGGCCGGATTCAGCGCCGGCGGGCGCTGTCGCCGGCCTGATCGCCGAGGCGGCGGCTCGGCATGGCGTCGATCCCCGGCTGGCGACGGAAGTGGCTTGGCAGGAGTCGCGGTTCCGTCAGTCCGCCGTATCGCCGAAAGGCGCCCGGGGCGTCATGCAGCTCATGCCCGCCACCGCCCGGGACCTGGGCGTGGACCCCGACGACCTCAGGAGCAATATCGACGGCGGCGTCGGTTACCTGGCCCGCCAGCTCAGGCGCTTTGGCGACGTTCGCCTGGCGCTTGCCGCATACAACGCCGGACCCGAGGCTGTGGAGCGTTACGGGGATGTGCCGCCGTACCAGGAAACCCGGGCCTATGTTCAGGCCATCGTCTCGCGCCTCGGCGCGCCCCGCGTCCCGACCTACGGAGCCCAGTAG
- a CDS encoding enoyl-CoA hydratase/isomerase family protein, producing the protein MTDLVLRETRGEAVHLVLNRPDKLNSLNVPLFQALDAHVKAIAADPTGVAAVVIRGAGRCFSAGHDLGDIAAGERLPEPNYQSKVIERLAALPLPVISAVHGHCYTGALELALAADIILAAEGAKFADTHARWALTPVWGLSQRLPRRVGTAKAREMMFTCRTYSGREAEAMGLANACLPDATFLEGVDAWTAEIAANSSFSHAANKRLLDQTDGLPLPAGLAHEVYRGEGVGPDMRERIAAFAARKS; encoded by the coding sequence ATGACAGATCTGGTCCTGCGGGAGACCCGCGGCGAGGCGGTCCACCTTGTGCTGAACCGGCCTGACAAGCTCAACTCCCTGAACGTTCCTCTGTTCCAGGCCCTGGACGCCCATGTGAAGGCGATCGCTGCGGACCCCACCGGCGTCGCGGCGGTGGTCATTCGCGGCGCAGGTCGCTGCTTTTCCGCCGGCCACGACCTCGGTGACATCGCCGCGGGCGAGCGGCTTCCAGAGCCAAACTACCAGTCGAAGGTCATCGAGCGGCTGGCGGCCCTGCCTCTTCCCGTCATCTCTGCGGTCCATGGCCACTGCTACACCGGCGCCCTGGAGCTGGCGCTGGCCGCCGACATCATCCTGGCCGCGGAAGGCGCCAAGTTCGCGGACACCCACGCCCGTTGGGCCCTGACGCCGGTCTGGGGCCTCAGCCAGCGCCTGCCCCGACGGGTCGGGACCGCGAAGGCCCGCGAGATGATGTTCACCTGCCGGACCTATTCCGGGCGGGAGGCGGAGGCCATGGGCCTCGCCAACGCCTGCCTGCCGGACGCGACCTTCCTCGAGGGCGTCGACGCCTGGACGGCCGAGATCGCCGCGAACTCATCCTTCAGTCACGCCGCCAACAAGCGACTGCTGGACCAGACGGACGGCCTGCCGCTGCCGGCGGGTCTGGCCCATGAAGTCTATCGCGGAGAAGGCGTCGGTCCCGATATGCGCGAGCGTATCGCGGCGTTCGCCGCCCGGAAGAGCTGA
- a CDS encoding SRPBCC family protein yields MLSSLPVRNRMCCSPPKHWEDFMQEMTVREDIPLAADAAWAVIGDFSGIRKWATLVEAESTEVTPQGKVRTLTMPGGRTVSELMTDEGPHHYTYTLDRPDMEAYFSTVSVEPGDGDSCAIVLRVRFQPRDPAQLEAATEAMGKFCRGNLKAMKRALGLA; encoded by the coding sequence ATGCTTTCCTCGCTTCCGGTCCGCAACCGGATGTGCTGCAGTCCGCCGAAACACTGGGAGGACTTCATGCAGGAAATGACCGTCCGCGAGGACATTCCGCTGGCCGCCGATGCGGCCTGGGCCGTCATCGGCGACTTTTCAGGAATCCGGAAGTGGGCGACGCTGGTGGAGGCCGAGAGCACCGAGGTCACGCCCCAGGGCAAGGTGCGCACCCTGACCATGCCCGGCGGCCGGACCGTCTCGGAGCTGATGACCGACGAGGGGCCGCACCACTACACCTACACCCTCGATCGGCCCGACATGGAGGCCTACTTCTCCACCGTCTCGGTGGAGCCCGGTGACGGGGACTCCTGCGCCATCGTGCTGCGGGTCCGGTTCCAGCCCCGGGATCCCGCCCAGCTTGAGGCGGCGACCGAGGCCATGGGGAAGTTCTGCCGCGGCAACCTGAAGGCGATGAAGCGGGCCCTGGGCCTGGCCTGA
- a CDS encoding DUF7064 domain-containing protein, protein MSTVTGTDEAMHPTGEDRAWSESYYFNFVDPKTGVGMFTRMGFRPGNGWADALHAVYLGGSRVAFTYGRRDIGKDLSAYDGDLKVGNLALACEDPFRRWTVSYEGPAQDIPDGSILMTRAKLRPEGWHTPAHLSMQVDVQALTEPHFAAKGAHGHFEQSLRATGRLAIGGEEIAFDGFGVRDKSWGPRNWSGSSSGSSGAASAGPALSTAATPNPFVFWFSMNFGAGTSLGGSCFRRADGTMLGAGWIQDGEHMDTLEDVRVETTFRPGSILHETVSMVARTGKGREVRIEGRVINMCPTKIPFPGGATFVNEGLARFEMDGREGFGIAESWHNVTE, encoded by the coding sequence ATGAGTACTGTCACCGGCACCGACGAGGCCATGCATCCCACCGGCGAGGACCGGGCCTGGAGCGAGAGCTATTACTTCAACTTCGTCGATCCGAAGACCGGGGTCGGCATGTTCACCCGCATGGGCTTCCGGCCCGGGAATGGCTGGGCGGACGCCCTGCACGCCGTCTACCTGGGCGGCAGCCGGGTGGCCTTCACCTACGGCCGGCGGGACATCGGAAAGGACCTGTCCGCCTACGACGGCGACCTGAAGGTCGGGAACCTGGCCCTGGCCTGCGAGGACCCCTTCCGCCGCTGGACCGTGAGTTACGAGGGCCCGGCCCAGGACATCCCCGACGGGTCCATCCTGATGACCCGCGCCAAGCTCCGCCCCGAGGGCTGGCACACTCCGGCGCACCTCTCCATGCAGGTGGACGTCCAGGCCCTGACCGAGCCGCACTTCGCGGCGAAGGGCGCCCACGGCCACTTCGAGCAGAGCCTGCGCGCGACGGGGCGGCTGGCGATCGGCGGGGAGGAAATCGCCTTCGACGGCTTTGGCGTGCGCGATAAGTCCTGGGGCCCGCGTAACTGGAGCGGGTCTTCCAGCGGTTCGTCGGGCGCCGCCTCAGCAGGCCCCGCCCTCTCGACCGCCGCCACCCCCAACCCCTTCGTCTTCTGGTTCTCCATGAACTTCGGCGCCGGAACCTCCCTGGGAGGGTCCTGCTTCCGCCGCGCCGACGGGACCATGCTGGGCGCCGGCTGGATCCAGGACGGCGAGCACATGGACACGCTGGAGGACGTCCGTGTCGAGACCACCTTCCGGCCGGGCTCCATCCTGCACGAGACGGTGTCGATGGTCGCACGCACCGGCAAGGGCCGGGAGGTCCGCATCGAAGGCCGGGTGATCAACATGTGCCCGACCAAGATCCCCTTCCCGGGGGGAGCCACCTTCGTCAATGAGGGGCTGGCGCGCTTCGAGATGGACGGCCGCGAGGGCTTCGGCATCGCCGAGTCCTGGCACAACGTGACGGAATAG
- a CDS encoding DsbA family oxidoreductase, producing MTKPMKIDFVSDVACPWCIIGLAGLEEALSRVGDLVEATIILQPFELNPDMPPGGQNLAEHVFEKYGATPEQSAANREQIRARAAEVGFTIATTPESRIYNTFDAHRLLHWAGLMGRQLPLKHALFEAYFTRGENPGDPEVLAAAAGRAGLDPDAAREILASGRFAEHVRSLERQWYEAGISSVPTLIINDTYVISGGHPADAFERALRTLAAET from the coding sequence ATGACCAAGCCCATGAAGATCGACTTCGTCTCCGACGTGGCCTGTCCCTGGTGCATTATTGGCCTGGCCGGGCTCGAGGAGGCCCTGTCGCGTGTGGGCGACCTCGTCGAGGCGACGATCATCCTCCAGCCCTTCGAGCTCAATCCTGACATGCCGCCCGGTGGGCAGAACCTGGCGGAACACGTGTTCGAGAAGTATGGCGCGACGCCGGAGCAGTCTGCGGCGAACCGGGAGCAGATCCGGGCCCGCGCCGCCGAGGTGGGCTTCACCATCGCCACCACTCCTGAAAGCCGGATCTACAACACCTTTGACGCCCACAGGCTGCTGCACTGGGCAGGGTTGATGGGGCGCCAGCTGCCCCTCAAGCACGCCCTGTTCGAGGCCTATTTCACCCGGGGTGAGAATCCCGGCGACCCCGAGGTCCTTGCGGCGGCGGCCGGGCGGGCGGGCCTCGATCCCGACGCCGCCCGCGAGATTCTGGCCTCGGGCCGCTTCGCCGAACACGTCCGGTCCCTGGAGCGTCAGTGGTACGAGGCGGGGATCAGTTCGGTCCCGACCCTGATCATCAACGACACGTACGTCATCTCCGGGGGCCACCCGGCGGACGCATTCGAGCGCGCGCTCCGCACCCTCGCCGCCGAGACCTAG
- a CDS encoding DUF2855 family protein, with amino-acid sequence MITQVQVRRSAFAEARTVSTEIPELAEGEVLVAIDKFAMTANNVSYALSGDMIGYWRFFPVEEPWGIVPVWGFADVVASRAPEVAVGERIWGFLPMASHVVMRPAGATDRSFVDGAAHRADLPAIYNTYQRTQGDPPALTAMEDERCLLFPLFSTSYVLYDYLVDNAFFSARQVLVGSASSKTGLGLANLLSRHGEGRPRVVGLTSPGNVGFVTSLGTCDEVVTYDAIAALDPSVPTAFVDMSGAGEVVSAIHARFGDQLKLSCAVGATHWGAGRYRPETSATPHAFFFAPAQFAKRDVDWGPGEIMRRAQAESARMSLELKGALEIRHERGADAVIAAWQGLVANRIAPNAAVMASLK; translated from the coding sequence ATGATCACCCAGGTTCAGGTGCGTCGCTCGGCCTTCGCCGAAGCTCGGACGGTTTCCACAGAGATCCCGGAGTTGGCGGAAGGCGAGGTCCTGGTCGCCATCGACAAGTTCGCCATGACCGCGAACAACGTCAGCTACGCCCTTTCCGGCGACATGATCGGGTACTGGAGGTTCTTTCCGGTCGAGGAGCCCTGGGGGATCGTGCCCGTCTGGGGCTTCGCCGACGTTGTCGCGTCTCGCGCCCCGGAGGTCGCCGTGGGCGAGCGCATCTGGGGCTTCCTGCCCATGGCCAGCCACGTCGTGATGCGGCCCGCCGGCGCCACGGACCGGAGCTTTGTCGACGGCGCGGCGCATCGCGCGGACCTGCCGGCCATCTACAACACCTACCAGCGCACCCAGGGGGATCCGCCCGCCCTGACCGCTATGGAAGACGAGCGCTGCCTCCTCTTCCCGCTCTTCTCGACCTCCTACGTGCTCTACGACTACCTGGTGGACAACGCCTTCTTCAGCGCCCGGCAGGTGCTGGTCGGCAGCGCCTCGTCCAAAACCGGCCTGGGCCTGGCGAACCTGCTCTCACGTCACGGCGAGGGGCGTCCCCGGGTCGTCGGCCTGACCTCTCCGGGGAATGTCGGCTTCGTCACGAGCCTGGGGACCTGCGATGAGGTCGTGACCTACGACGCCATCGCCGCCCTGGACCCCTCGGTCCCGACCGCCTTTGTCGACATGTCCGGCGCGGGTGAGGTCGTCAGCGCCATCCACGCGCGGTTCGGCGACCAGCTCAAGCTCAGCTGCGCCGTCGGCGCGACCCACTGGGGCGCCGGCCGCTATCGGCCCGAGACCTCCGCCACGCCCCACGCCTTCTTCTTCGCGCCGGCCCAGTTCGCAAAGCGCGACGTCGACTGGGGTCCGGGCGAGATCATGCGTCGCGCCCAGGCGGAGTCCGCCCGCATGTCGCTGGAGCTGAAGGGCGCCCTGGAAATCCGCCACGAACGTGGAGCGGATGCGGTTATCGCCGCCTGGCAGGGCCTCGTGGCGAACAGGATCGCGCCGAACGCGGCGGTCATGGCGTCGCTGAAATAG
- a CDS encoding haloalkane dehalogenase — protein sequence MKILRTPDAQFANLPDFPWAPHYLTVRDEDGTDIRIHCIDEGPRDAPPILLMHGNPTWAYLYRRMIPGLLATGRRVIAVDLVGCGRSDKPAEKSDYTLARHYDWMGKWLTQMDLTDITLFCQDWGGTIGIYLAAQHPERFARVIAANTGLPLGEGESDFMKMWVGMMRAATAFPWQMLEGGMQRKLTEGEVAAYRAPFPSTDYEAGIIQFPVLIAVQVDNPGAPLNREAWAKLAKFDRPFLTLFGDLDPVAQGWDKRAQAHIPGAAGQKHQNIPMANHFIQEDAPEELLAHILPFLDVN from the coding sequence ATGAAAATCCTGCGCACGCCCGACGCCCAGTTCGCGAACCTGCCCGACTTCCCCTGGGCGCCCCACTACTTGACAGTCCGGGACGAGGACGGGACAGACATCCGCATTCACTGCATCGATGAAGGTCCGCGCGACGCGCCCCCGATCCTGTTGATGCACGGCAATCCGACCTGGGCCTACCTCTACAGGCGCATGATCCCCGGACTGCTCGCGACGGGCCGGCGGGTGATCGCCGTCGACCTCGTGGGCTGCGGGCGATCGGACAAGCCCGCGGAGAAGAGCGATTACACCCTGGCCCGGCACTACGACTGGATGGGCAAGTGGCTCACCCAGATGGACCTGACGGATATCACCCTCTTCTGCCAGGACTGGGGCGGCACGATCGGCATCTACCTGGCGGCCCAGCACCCCGAGCGCTTCGCCCGGGTGATCGCCGCCAACACCGGCCTGCCCCTCGGCGAGGGCGAAAGCGACTTCATGAAGATGTGGGTCGGCATGATGCGCGCGGCGACCGCCTTTCCATGGCAGATGCTCGAGGGCGGCATGCAGCGCAAGCTCACCGAGGGGGAGGTTGCCGCCTACCGGGCGCCTTTCCCTTCAACGGACTATGAAGCGGGGATCATCCAGTTCCCGGTGCTGATCGCCGTGCAGGTCGACAATCCGGGCGCGCCCCTGAACCGCGAGGCCTGGGCGAAGCTGGCGAAGTTCGATCGCCCCTTCCTGACCCTGTTCGGCGACCTCGATCCGGTCGCCCAGGGATGGGACAAGCGGGCGCAGGCGCACATTCCGGGCGCGGCTGGCCAGAAGCACCAGAACATTCCCATGGCGAACCACTTCATCCAGGAAGACGCGCCCGAAGAACTGCTCGCCCACATCCTTCCCTTTCTTGACGTGAACTGA
- a CDS encoding Coq4 family protein, with the protein MSGAEIIDRGFAKKFLRAADAPLDYGVYLLFHDWWAEAPQKAIDSYSRELASIPEAAPLLASRYISEPLSLERLAECAPGTLGHAYRRFILDNKLEQNLGRNYRRFNEELTSSGKLDRLPPDLSYMMVRGFQIHDFLHVLTGYEADNWGELALAAFYLAQLRFPYHAMRVAVTTAHMAFVRPGLIVDAMDAFVDGWSYGRSARNLNFERWEDELDTPLDQLRARMNLNREKFAV; encoded by the coding sequence ATGTCGGGTGCGGAGATTATCGACCGGGGTTTCGCCAAAAAATTCCTGCGCGCAGCGGACGCGCCCCTCGACTATGGGGTGTACCTGCTCTTTCACGACTGGTGGGCGGAAGCGCCGCAGAAGGCGATCGACTCCTACAGCCGGGAATTGGCTTCCATTCCTGAAGCTGCGCCCCTGCTCGCCAGTCGCTACATCTCCGAGCCCCTGTCGCTGGAACGCCTGGCGGAATGCGCTCCGGGCACACTCGGCCATGCCTACCGTCGCTTCATCCTGGACAACAAGCTCGAGCAAAACCTCGGGCGCAACTATCGCCGGTTCAATGAGGAACTGACGAGTTCCGGCAAGCTCGACCGGCTGCCGCCGGACCTCAGCTACATGATGGTGCGTGGATTTCAGATCCACGACTTCCTGCATGTCCTGACGGGCTATGAGGCGGACAACTGGGGCGAACTGGCCCTGGCCGCCTTCTACCTTGCCCAGCTTCGGTTCCCCTATCACGCCATGCGGGTGGCGGTGACCACCGCACACATGGCGTTCGTGCGGCCTGGCCTCATCGTCGACGCCATGGACGCCTTTGTGGATGGGTGGAGCTATGGCCGCAGCGCCCGCAACCTCAACTTCGAACGCTGGGAGGACGAGCTGGATACGCCGCTCGACCAGTTGCGGGCGAGAATGAACCTGAACCGGGAAAAGTTCGCCGTATAG